Proteins from one Podospora pseudocomata strain CBS 415.72m chromosome 4, whole genome shotgun sequence genomic window:
- a CDS encoding hypothetical protein (COG:U; EggNog:ENOG503NYBJ) yields the protein MDGNTGANNPTDKADIDRGAEKRQEKDEAEEVIALEVLPTRIQFKDSLPSRSSREFTERGRSISKGRSPSPPCINLGAGFAEYRGDVGGHGYDETEVDIIAVPCPGADPIQTWIYDSDSSSAESNYHVEVGSHITRSSQSTRSSQSSLRRSSPWVTLRLRERVNIARVFLYRHRHLEEGMNLKSLANDLLEQVQDIRKGSSRPLFFIAHSIGGLVVKSALVRASQKTKYQDIMDDCHGVTFFGTPHRGSSYMSMPNLKDSIQDLLQLESPLPRSLTDEILVNNPKLKQLHEQFVDIASELRLWSFYETRECLLSGSGAQFTNEVQFTAPLVSVKSAILEIWQEDIFGVESDHAHLAAFGPDNEEILHSYLGDLAGAVLKAAELSRDHVHHPLYLKSHVQVEVIGFYEDPDGWMAATQQYAGQGSDASAESGSIIRLYATKYPYKDFLKKGPEKCLSERLHDRSQRKRRRVRSPNRAGGRTDLRPPQLPQETTADANVLGITQGQLDVGHQGGAGIGPEIIISGGSPVALERPALLRVPAQTMPELRPPSPESLASVSTTASDPLFIQRKDFAGDGPLTVDLLARQQAEIMLKEHELGASAGFSRPNPQLKKFTWIHMPFNNPVWVKEIFNVLSDIQGHDFSKLFDYDNWQSKHIQNRHSESQPAFLKPTCKYLTNTGITSPRPTPLVGPSSSFLTPNCLFVYMPYLHFDTYRSMIRRRKIIRERRERGRAKPVPKHVADEDSLELKMIWEYIGFDPPLNCRRTLDQFGHHSLRDTNSRDDDQMLYKLTKKDAFSLTKQLNGVATKSQAGPVGSSMYSNKGSNGSNAGSHNDDDEYEEETEAELRDGYVLMVDQLWLWSIDKTTLTTFFPRRYSTPTEGTLFHQADLRNSVYNELNGDLTGRTENALDLAALIVYHAVIVFLDRSTHPDLEIFRLFDEAIGMLAERMTLNMKQFRLQSLSMDDDEDDEDTDYSDWEGESPASIKKRHRKELERSERENRENTSALLELADLKDELTVLQTLFKNQESTVKQMKDFYEIHCKETRKNWQEPLDDALEYLDDFKGTVNEMIERVNTTRNDYEKMLEMVQRQAQVDEVRWSRLQAELASSQNLSVMIFTTFTVIFLPLTFFTGLFGMNVTNWQEEHMPDLEQVGWISLPTSILLIIFSLVAAFSWRVQRGFKGIYKIIRGGYKEVKKGYTQKLEPMWRKEKKRRRRQEKKRKYVEKQTAWDKDGMYDFWDKVKENQRKIRYQIPEQNRRTLRG from the exons ATGGACGGAAACACTGGTGCAAACAACCCCACAGACAAGGCTGACATCGACAGGGGGGCGGAGAAACGTCAGGAGAAAGATGAGGCCGAAGAGGTCATAGCCCTCGAAGTGCTACCAACACGGATTCAGTTCAAAGATTCCCTTCCCAGTCGGTCTTCCAGAGAGTTTACGGAACGCGGCCGAAGCATCAGCAAAGGACGCAGCCCCAGCCCGCCCTGTATCAACCTTGGCGCTGGATTTGCAGAGTATAGGGGTGATGTGGGCGGCCATGGCTACGATGAGACCGAGGTAGATATCATTGCCGTTCCCTGTCCTGGGGCGGATCCGATCCAGACATGGATCTACGACAGCGATTCCAGCAGTGCCGAATCCAACTATCATGTCGAGGTTGGATCGCACATCACCCGCAGCTCCCAGAGCACCCGCAGCTCCCAGAGTTCTCTTCGCAGGTCAAGCCCATGGGTCACTTTGAGGCTGCGGGAGCGCGTCAACATTGCTCGGGTATTCTTGTATAGGCACCGGCATCTTGAGGAGGGAATGAATTTGAAGTCGTTGGCGAATGATCTCCTTGAGCAAGTGCAGGACATTCGCAAGGGATCT TCTCGGCCCCTGTTTTTCATTGCGCATAGCATTGGCGGGCTGGTCGTCAAGAGTGCCTTGGTGAGAGCTAGCCAGAAAACAAAGTACCAGGATATAATGGACGACTGTCATGGTGTCACATTCTTTG GAACACCACATCGCGGCTCAAGCTACATGTCGATGCCCAACCTCAAGGATTCTATTCAAGACCTTCTCCAGCTTGAATCGCCACTCCCCAGGTCCCTTACAGATGAAATCCTCGTCAATAATCCGAAGCTAAAACAGCTGCACGAGCAATTCGTGGACATTGCCAGCGAGCTCCGTCTTTGGTCCTTCTACGAGACTCGGGAGTGTTTGCTTTCCGGATCTGGTGCCCAGTTCACAAACGAAGTACAGTTTACTGCCCCTTTGGTTTCGGTGAAATCTGCTATACTCGAAATCTGGCAAGAAGATATCTTTGGCGTCGAAAGTGACCACGCGCATCTCGCCGCTTTTGGTCCTGATAATGAGGAGATTTTGCATTCATATCTTGGGGACTTGGCAGGCGCCGTCCTGAAAGCGGCAGAGCTTAGCCGGGATCATGTTCACCACCCACTATATCTCAAGAGCCATGTCCAAGTCGAAGTCATTGGGTTCTATGAGGATCCAGATGGCTGGATGGCTGCCACACAGCAGTATGCTGGTCAAGGGTCGGACGCGAGTGCCGAATCGGGCTCTATCATACGCTTGTATGCCACCAAATACCCCTACAAGGACTTCTTGAAGAAAGGCCCAGAGAAGTGCCTGTCTGAACGGTTACATGATCGATCgcaaaggaagaggagaagagtaCGGAGCCCGAATCGGGCTGGCGGGCGGACAGACTTGCGGCCACCTCAGTTGCCTCAGGAAACTACCGCTGATGCCAACGTCCTCGGTATCACGCAGGGCCAGCTCGATGTTGGACATcagggtggtgctgggatCGGCCCAGAAATCATCATCAGTGGAGGTTCACCTGTCGCTCTCGAAAGACCGGCTCTGTTGAGGGTTCCAGCTCAAACTATGCCTGAGCTACGGCCTCCAAGCCCCGAGAGCTTGGCCAGTGTATCAACCACGGCGTCGGACCCGTTGTTCATTCAAAGGAAGGACTTTGCAGGAGATGGGCCCTTGACCGTGGATTTGCTGGCCAGGCAACAAGCAGAAATTATGCTCAAGGAGCATGAACTCGGGGCGTCTGCTGGCTTTTCCCGGCCGAATCCCCAACTCAAAAAGTTCACGTGGATTCATATGCCTTTCAACAACCCGGTCTGGGTTAAGGAGATCTTTAATGTTCTTTCCGACATCCAAGGGCACGATTTTTCCAAGCTTTTTGACTATGACAACTGGCAATCGAAGCACATTCAGAACCGCCATTCCGAATCTCAGCCAGCATTCCTCAAACCAACCTGCAAGTACCTGACCAATACAGGCATAACCTCGCCACGCCCTACCCCTCTTGTTGGACCATCTTCATCGTTTTTGACACCGAACTGCCTGTTTGTCTACATGCCATACCTTCATTTTGACACCTACCGAAGCATGATCAGGCGCCGGAAGATCATCAGAGAGCGCCGGGAGCGTGGCAGGGCGAAACCTGTTCCGAAGCATGTGGCTGATGAGGACTCCCTTGAGCTCAAGATGATCTGGGAGTACATTGGCTTCGATCCTCCTCTCAATTGTCGTAGGACCTTGGACCAGTTCGGCCACCATTCCCTCAGAGACACCAACTCCCGCGATGATGACCAAATGCTGTACAAGCTCACCAAAAAGGATGCCTTCTCCCTGACGAAACAGCTCAATGGTGTTGCCACCAAGTCCCAGGCTGGGCCGGTTGGAAGCTCGATGTATTCAAACAAAGGTTCCAATGGGAGCAACGCCGGCTCCCacaatgacgacgatgaatACGAGGAAGAAACCGAGGCCGAGCTTCGAGATGGTTACGTACTGATGGTTGACCAGCTCTGGCTCTGGTCCATTGACAagaccaccctcaccaccttcttccctcGCCGGTACTCGACCCCAACAGAAGGCACCCTGTTTCACCAGGCCGACCTACGGAACAGCGTATACAACGAGCTCAACGGTGACCTCACCGGCCGTACCGAAAACGCTCTCGACCTGGCTGCTTTGATAGTCTACCACGCTgtcatcgtcttcctcgaccGTTCCACCCACCCAGACCTGGAGATCTTCCGTCTCTTTGACGAAGCCATTGGCATGTTGGCCGAAAGGATGACGCTTAATATGAAACAATTCCGGCTCCAATCTCTCAGCAtggacgatgacgaagacgacgaggacaccGACTACTCTgactgggaaggggagagcCCAGCCTCGATCAAAAAACGGCACAGAAAAGAGCTTGAAAGGTCCGAGAGGGAAAACAGAGAGAACACGTCTGCTCTACTCGAACTGGCAGATCTCAAGGATGAATTAACGGTACTGCAGACCCTGTTTAAGAACCAGGAGTCAACCGTCAAGCAAATGAAGGATTTCTACGAGATCCATTGCAAGGAGACAAGGAAGAATTGGCAGGAGCCGCTGGATGATGCGTTGGAGTATTTGGATGATTTTAAGGGGACGGTGAATGAGATGATTGAAAGGGTTAATACGACGAGGAATGAT TATGAAAAAATGCTCGAAATGGTCCAACGCCAAGCCCAAGTCGACGAGGTCCGCTGGTCACGCCTCCAAGCCGAGCTCGCCTCGTCCCAAAACCTCTCGGTCATGAtcttcaccaccttcaccgtcatcttcctcccgcTCACCTTTTTTACCGGACTATTCGGTATGAACGTTACCAACTGGCAAGAAGAACACATGCCCGACCTCGAGCAAGTCGGCTGGATCTCCCTGCCTACCTCGATCCTCCTAATCATTTTTTCGCTGGTTGCAGCATTCAGCTGGAGAGTCCAGAGAGGGTTCAAGGGGATATACAAGATTATAAGGGGGGGCTATAAGGAGGTTAAAAAGGGGTATACCCAGAAGCTGGAGCCGAtgtggaggaaggagaagaaacggaggaggagacaggagaagaagaggaagtaTGTGGAGAAGCAGACCGCGTGGGATAAGGATGGGATGTATGATTTTTGGGacaaggtgaaggagaatCAGAGGAAGATTAGGTATCAGATTCCGGAGCAGAATAGGAGAACGTTGAGGGGGTGA
- a CDS encoding hypothetical protein (BUSCO:EOG092619EA; COG:C; EggNog:ENOG503NY0G), protein MSASSRLTSTLCRRAAATATPPSLTATSTTRVQTPQLARGIRGISSTTPSRLRPTTLSRTTNLLQRTAATLPTLPSTRLYSSTSAEEDSFDPASIDRESDEVDVCIIGGGPAGLSAAIRLKQLANAAGNDDFRVLLLEKAGEIGAHILSGAVIQPTAIDELIPDWLSEDNENRFTGATPAGKDSMSFLTKKWAIPCPTPPQMHNDGNYIVSLNEFTKWLGERAEEVGVEVYPGFAASEVLYKADGSVKGVATNDLGIGRNGKPKDSFERGMEFHARVTLFGEGCHGSLTKQVIKKFDLRSESQPQTYGLGIKEVWEVKPEKFDKGKIVHSMGYPLPMDTYGGAWMYHFGDNLVSVGQVVALDYNNPWLSPYGEFQKLKQHPLYRSVLEGGKCISYGARALVEGGFQSIPKVAFPGGALIGDTAGFVNVPKVKGTHNAMKSGMLAAEAAWNALQVPDNNSIFLYDYEDALRKSSIWKELKEVRNMRPSFHSPLGIYGGILYSGLEAFVLKGRVPWTLKHKTQDHAATKDAKDCSKIEYPKPDGEITFDILTSVSRTGTNHEEDQPVHLQVKDWEKHTRETWPRWKGLENRFCPAGVYEYVEDEGKEEGVRFQINAQNCIHCKTCDIKAPRQDINWQVPQGGEGPKYYMT, encoded by the coding sequence ATGTCGGCCTCTTCAAGACTCACCTCAACCCTCTGCCGGCGGGCAGCCGCAACtgcaacccccccctctctcacaGCTACCTCGACGACAAGGGTACAGACACCACAGCTCGCACGCGGGATTAGGGGCATAtcatccacaacccccagCAGGTTACGACCtaccaccctctcccgcacaaccaatctcctccaaagGACAGCCGCCACCCTCCCTACGCTCCCCTCAACCCGTCTATactcttccacctccgcaGAAGAAGACTCCTTCGACCCAGCCTCCATCGACCGCGAATCCGACGAAGTAGACGTCTGTAtcatcggcggcggcccCGCAGGCCTCTCCGCCGCAATCCGCCTCAAGCAACTAGCCAACGCCGCCGGCAACGACGACTTCcgcgtcctcctcctcgaaaaAGCCGGCGAGATCGGCGCCCACATCCTCTCCGGAGCCGTCATCCAACCCACCGCCATTGACGAGCTCATCCCCGATTGGCTTTCCGAAGACAATGAAAACCGCTTCACCGGCGCCACACCCGCGGGGAAGGACTCGATGAGCTTCCTGACCAAAAAATGGGCCATCCCCTGCCCTACTCCGCCTCAGATGCATAACGACGGGAATTACATCGTTTCCCTTAACGAATTCACCAAGTGGCTAGGGGAgcgggcggaggaggtcggggTGGAGGTTTATCCCGGTTTTGCGGCTAGCGAGGTTCTTTACAAGGCTGATGGGTCAGTCAAGGGTGTCGCGACGAATGATCTGGGGATtgggaggaatgggaagccAAAGGATAGTTTTGAGAGAGGGATGGAGTTTCATGCTAGGGTTACgctttttggggaggggtgtcATGGGTCGTTGACCAAGCAGGTGATTAAGAAGTTTGATTTGAGGTCCGAGTCGCAGCCGCAGACTTATGGGCTGGGGATTAAggaggtgtgggaggtgaAGCCGGAGAAGTTTGATAAGGGGAAAATTGTGCATAGTATGGGGTATCCGCTGCCGATGGATACGTATGGGGGTGCGTGGATGTATCATTTTGGGGATAATCTTGTTTCGGTTGGGCAGGTGGTTGCGTTGGATTATAACAACCCGTGGCTGTCGCCGTATGGGGAGTTTCAGAAGCTGAAGCAGCACCCGCTTTACAGGAgtgtgctggagggggggaagtgtATCTCTTATGGTGCTAgggcgttggtggagggggggtttcAGTCGATTCCCAAGGTGGCTTTTCCGGGAGGGGCGCTGATTGGGGATACGGCTGGGTTTGTTAACGTGCCCAAAGTGAAGGGGACGCATAATGCCATGAAGAGCGGTATGTTGGCTGCCGAAGCGGCGTGGAACGCGCTGCAGGTTCCGGATAACAACTCCATTTTCCTCTATGACTACGAGGATGCCTTGAGGAAGTCGAGCATCTGGAAGGAGCTAAAAGAAGTGAGGAACATGCGCCCTAGTTTTCATTCTCCTCTGGGAATCTACGGCGGGATTCTGTATTCCGGCCTCGAGGCGTTTGTTCTGAAGGGACGTGTCCCCTGGACGCTGAAGCACAAGACGCAGGACCACGCCGCGACCAAGGACGCGAAGGACTGCAGCAAGATTGAGTACCCCAAGCCCGACGGGGAGATTACGTTTGACATCTTGACCAGTGTGAGCAGGACGGGGACGAACCATGAGGAGGACCAGCCAGTGCATCTGCAGGTCAAGGACTGGGAGAAGCACACGAGGGAGACgtggccgaggtggaaggggttggagaatAGGTTCTGCCCGGCGGGGGTGTACGAGTATGTTGAGGacgaggggaaggaggagggggtgagatTTCAGATCAATGCGCAGAATTGCATTCACTGCAAGACCTGTGATATTAAGGCGCCGAGGCAGGATATTAATTGGCAGGTGCcgcaggggggggaggggccgaaGTATTATATGACTTAG
- a CDS encoding hypothetical protein (EggNog:ENOG503NZUB) produces the protein MDFPPNKTDELERRLSTRNSLRISVISADEDPELAAMGMVADGFRPVNSGPEIQPPSTPSLASGSSTLLGDGSPESARIGRSPSISKPPRPRDASSTRQHGGPEQADESSSLSRQLSGSTESTAYLAPESPYRGPSGPSHPYQMYPQNVRMARTMSTTTTSSTLPASELSYTGPRGPSHPYGLYPQSDGVETGAMPDTVPLGFHGLPDQYRRRVGADGEEAGDIIGPDGHTEQLPPYTRYPDEAYARKVAAADASTPTGVAQATTNTPNTAAAAVTAPPSITTSGSTIVGAGGLGLATRNPEFDSTDDLGSPQSRHSSRSFTSDSTNRVIKPYEEVVNEKGQSPKGWKLWMRRKLCGIVPYWVICLTFLILLVVGAILGSVIGTFLSKQKRPMRKDGTWSPFNSPAPVPTFGAVPIPKPADLQPLPVGTFSMPLTTNRVSNTCFQDPTLSQAWNCFLVIAGLHLTIAENHGEHSMMLNFNHSFTLMNNVYSYGEQPPLVEKPVTLTLVNDTFEPTRGPAFYNMLTYDKTVILPEAALSPTTPSVTRRNIRNLAGMTDFKRKNIAKVGDKPWVCRWPDTYLEMFIYPHQNSSWSGIPPLSAGGPGGGPGSPGRGPYQSFLTSTTTTFFESSSATLLTQTSPPGETPPPQTSTLPAPIGGENSNNQPPAPEGNQSPPPPPPPPSEGPSPTNTNKPKGYWPEPRDSKTLEFPPFPTSTGGFGSGSGWGPIDENFTPPPPGYPRVIKLAERRVPTITTGTAAARVPECTQMEITGYAQEAKVVVDGKGKAVTIRIVENEQTVVGPFGGAGRPGGQKRRRKREGEERAGREGGGTEEGVFTQQGGGPPAADMSPCGCMWFVT, from the exons ATGGATTTTCCACCAAACAAGACTGacgagctggagaggaggttaTCGACGAGAAACTCGCTGAGGATATCAGTCATTAGTGCGGATGAGGACCCAGAGTTGGCCGCCATGGGAATGGTGGCAGATGGGTTCAGACCAGTCAACTCCGGCCCCGAGATCCAACCACCATCGACGCCATCACTCGCCTCCGGATCCAGCACACTTCTTGGCGATGGAAGTCCAGAATCAGCACGAATAGGTCGCTCTCCCAGCATCTCGAAGCCACCCAGGCCACGAGATGCATCGTCGACACGGCAACATGGAGGGCCAGAACAGGCTGACGAATCCTCGAGTTTGAGCAGGCAATTGAGCGGATCTACCGAATCCACAGCCTATCTAGCACCCGAGAGCCCGTACAGGGGACCGTCTGGACCATCGCATCCCTACCAGATGTATCCGCAGAACGTAAGGATGGCAAGGACAATGAGCACAACGACGACCTCGTCGACGCTACCGGCGTCGGAATTGTCGTACACTGGGCCTCGTGGACCAAGTCATCCGTATGGCCTCTATCCTCAGAGCGACGGGGTCGAAACGGGCGCTATGCCAGACACCGTTCCACTAGGTTTTCACGGTCTTCCCGATCAGTACCGGCGACGAGTTGGCGCAGacggggaggaagctggcgaCATCATCGGCCCAGACGGCCATACCGAACAGCTTCCGCCATACACGCGATATCCGGATGAGGCATATGCTCGCAAGGTAGCGGCTGCCGATGCCTCGACCCCAACTGGAGTAGCACAAGCAACGACGAATACGCCAAATACAGCGGCAGCCGCGGTAaccgcaccaccatccatcacaaCGTCCGGTTCCACCATTGTCGGTGCGGGAGGGCTTGGGCTAGCCACACGAAATCCCGAATTTGATTCAACAGACGATCTCGGGTCTCCCCAGTCCCGCCACTCGTCGCGAAGTTTCACCTCGGACAGCACCAATCGGGTCATTAAGCCGTATGAAGAGGTTGTCAACGAAAAGGGGCAATCGCCAAAGGGGTGGAAACTGTGGATGAGGCGGAAGCTATGTGGTATCGTCCCATATTGGGTTATATGCCTGACGTTTCTGATATtattggtggtgggagcaaTTTTGGGCTCAGTTATCGGCACATTTTTGTCCAAACAAAAGCGGCCAATGCGCAAGGATGGCACATG GTCACCATTCAACTCGCCAGCCCCTGTACCAACGTTTGGTGCCGTTCCAATACCAAAACCAGCCGATCTTCAGCCACTACCGGTGGGCACCTTCAGCATGCCACTTACAACGAACCGCGTGTCCAATACTTGCTTTCAAGACCCGACTCTCTCGCAAGCATGGAACTGTTTTCTCGTCATCGCCGGCTTGCATCTAACAATAGCTGAGAATCACGGCGAACACAGCATGATGCTCAACTTTAACCATTCGTTCACGTTGATGAATAACGTATACTCGTATGGTGAACAGCCACCACTGGTAGAAAAACCGGTTACTCTGACACTGGTCAACGACACCTTTGAGCCAACACGGGGCCCGGCATTCTACAACATGCTGACCTACGACAAGACGGTCATTCTCCCCGAAGCTGCCCTCTCACCGACGACTCCTTCTGTGACAAGAAGAAACATTCGCAACCTGGCCGGCATGACCGACTTTAAGCGCAAAAATATCGCCAAGGTCGGGGACAAGCCGTGGGTGTGCAGATGGCCAGACACGTACCTCGAGATGTTCATCTATCCCCACCAAAACTCAAGCTGGTCTGGGATCCCCCCACTGTCAGCAGGGGGCCCGGGCGGTGGCCCGGGAAGTCCAGGGCGAGGGCCATATCAGTCCTTTCTCacctcgacaacaacaacatttTTCGAATCATCTTCCGCCACACTACTGACACAGACATCACCGCCAGGTgaaaccccaccaccacagacATCAACACTACCAGCCCCCATCGGCGGTGAGAattccaacaaccaacctcctGCCCCTGAGGGAaaccaatcaccaccaccaccaccaccaccaccaagcgaaggcccctccccaacaaacaccaacaaaccaaagGGTTACTGGCCTGAACCACGAGACTCGAAGACGCTTGagtttcccccctttcccacatCAACAGGGGGGTTCGGGTCAGGGTCAGGATGGGGACCGATAGATGAGAATTTtacgccgccaccaccgggGTATCCAAGAGTTATCAAACTAGCAGAGAGGAGAGTTCCAACCATAACCACagggacggcggcggcgagagTGCCGGAGTGCACCCAGATGGAGATTACGGGTTATGCGCAAGAGgcgaaggtggtggtggacgggaaggggaaggcggtGACGATTAGGATTGTGGAGAATGAGCAGACTGTTGTTGGGCCTTTCGGCggcgccggccggccgggggggcagaagaggaggaggaagagggagggagaggagcgAGCGGGGCGTGAGGGCGgcgggacggaggagggggtttttACTCAGCAGGGAGGAGGACCGCCGGCTGCGGATATGAGTCCTTGTGGGTGTATGTGGTTTGTCACCTAA
- a CDS encoding hypothetical protein (EggNog:ENOG503PN70), translated as MPRSSSSSGSSAGSSSSSRRMKQRMLPKTPAVNTLIWFTGRDPRKVKGVRAYYYDDDFETRSNGSYSSMWSSWTSNRSNVEYYLVESKGLYYAEYPEQSKNTKSRPSGRVSQPSATAAWARNASVRDANGDDDSDSDDGSSSDSSESEYGHQQPGPFAQPPGPMRMGMSNGGPPPTGRPPMMSGPPPMGGPPGPPPGGFPPGFAGMPRPSPHPQMPPPGHGMPPPQGFRPPMGMGMPPPPPGAGHPGPFPGGH; from the coding sequence ATGCCTCgatccagctccagctctgGCTCCAGCGCCGGCTCGAGCTCGAGCTCGCGGCGGATGAAGCAGCGGATGCTTCCGAAAACCCCAGCTGTCAACACTCTGATATGGTTCACTGGGCGGGATCCCAGGAAAGTCAAGGGCGTCCGGGCCTACTATTACGACGATGATTTTGAGACTCGAAGCAACGGCTCATACAGTTCCATGTGGTCCTCGTGGACCAGCAACCGCAGCAATGTCGAATACTATCTCGTCGAGTCCAAGGGGCTCTACTACGCTGAGTACCCAGAGCAaagcaaaaacaccaaatcAAGGCCAAGTGGCAGAGTCTCCCAGCCGAGTGCCACAGCTGCCTGGGCCAGAAACGCCAGTGTTCGGGATGCCAACGGGGATGATGATTCCGATTCAGACgacgggagcagcagcgacAGCAGTGAGTCTGAGTATGGGCATCAGCAACCCGGCCCCTTTGCCCAACCTCCAGGTCCAATGAGGATGGGAATGTCCAATGGcggtcctcctccaacgggTCGCCCTCCCATGATGAGCGGCCCCCCTCCGATGGGTGGTCCTCCGGGTCCTCCACCTGGAGGATTTCCACCAGGCTTTGCCGGAATGCCGCGACCTTCCCCTCATCCGCAGATGCCTCCCCCAGGACATGGTATGCCGCCTCCGCAAGGATTCAGACCCCcgatgggaatggggatgccccctccacctccaggAGCTGGTCATCCTGGACCTTTCCCAGGCGGTCATTAA